A single genomic interval of Labrus bergylta chromosome 18, fLabBer1.1, whole genome shotgun sequence harbors:
- the chrm5a gene encoding muscarinic acetylcholine receptor M5a, protein MDAEGILNSSVNTSTMDIHLVTHSLWEVITIATVSAIVSLITIVGNVLVMLSFKVNSQLKTVNNYYLLSLAAADLIIGVFSMNLYTSYILMGYWALGNLACDLWLALDYVASNASVMNLLVISFDRYFSITRPLTYRVKRTPKRAGIMIGLAWLVSLVLWAPPILCWQYFVGKRTVPERQCQIQFFSEPVITFGTAIAAFYIPVSVMTILYCRIYKETEKRTKDLAELQGITFPTDPGVTQPQKTVIRSCFSCKLRSASNDRTQASWSSSSRSNAAKSVATTNDEWSKAGQLTTFNSYASSEDDERPVSPGGFQTSFRNQACETIKGGVGCESEQLSSYEEDSFFQTPPKSNSQKSSKGVSYKFKPVSKDAHVENNSKNGDTKIASSTFSSAESMSAPSTSSTSKPIDGSLKNQITKRKRMVLIKERKAAQTLSAILLAFILTWTPYNIMVLISTFCSDCIPVSLWHLGYWLCYVNSTVNPMCYALCNKTFQKTFRMLLLCQWKKKRIEEKLYWYGQNPVVGAKLT, encoded by the coding sequence ATGGATGCAGAGGGCATACTGAACTCCTCTGTGAATACAAGTACAATGGATATCCATCTGGTCACTCACAGTCTCTGGGAGGTGATCACCATAGCAACTGTTTCTGCTATTGTCAGCCTCATAACCATAGTGGGGAATGTTTTGGTGATGCTCTCCTTTAAAGTGAACAGTCAGCTTAAGACTGTTAATAACTACTACCTGCTGAGTCTGGCAGCTGCTGACCTCATCATAGGTGTGTTCTCCATGAACCTGTACACCTCTTACATCCTGATGGGATACTGGGCCTTAGGAAACCTCGCCTGTGACCTGTGGTTGGCACTGGACTATGTTGCCAGTAACGCCTCTGTCATGAACTTATTGGTGATCAGTTTTGACAGATATTTCTCGATCACTAGACCTCTGACCTACAGGGTCAAACGGACTCCCAAACGGGCCGGGATCATGATCGGCTTGGCATGGCTGGTATCTCTTGTTCTGTGGGCCCCACCTATTCTCTGCTGGCAGTACTTTGTAGGAAAAAGGACCGTTCCCGAGAGGCAATGTCAGATCCAGTTTTTCTCTGAGCCTGTGATAACTTTTGGGACAGCCATTGCTGCCTTTTATATCCCTGTCTCAGTCATGACAATCCTCTACTGTCGGATCTACaaggagacagagaaaaggaCCAAAGATCTGGCAGAGCTGCAGGGGATTACCTTTCCAACTGACCCAGGGGTCACCCAGCCTCAGAAGACCGTTATCAGATCCTGTTTTAGCTGCAAATTAAGGTCAGCTTCAAATGACAGGACTCAAGCCTCTTGGTCATCTTCTAGCAGAAGCAATGCAGCAAAATCAGTAGCCACCACTAACGATGAGTGGTCCAAAGCTGGTCAGCTGACAACCTTCAACAGTTATGCCTCCTCTGAGGATGATGAAAGGCCCGTCTCTCCAGGTGGATTCCAGACCTCCTTCAGGAACCAGGCCTGTGAGACCATCAAGGGTGGGGTGGGCTGTGAGAGCGAGCAGCTCAGCAGCTATGAAGAGGATAGCTTCTTCCAAACACCGCCCAAAAGCAACTCTCAGAAAAGCAGCAAGGGTGTGTCATACAAGTTCAAGCCTGTGTCCAAAGACGCTCATGTGGAGAACAATAGTAAGAACGGAGACACCAAAATTGCATCTTCGACATTTTCCTCTGCTGAATCCATGAGCGCTCCATCCACTTCATCCACATCTAAGCCCATAGATGGCTCTTTGAAGAACCAGATCaccaagaggaagaggatggtgCTGATTAAGGAGAGGAAAGCGGCTCAGACTCTAAGCGCCATCTTGCTGGCCTTCATCCTGACATGGACGCCGTATAACATCATGGTGCTTATTTCCACGTTCTGCTCGGACTGCATACCAGTCTCGCTCTGGCACCTGGGCTACTGGTTGTGCTACGTCAACAGCACCGTCAACCCCATGTGCTATGCCCTCTGTAACAAGACTTTCCAGAAGACCTTCCGCATGCTCTTACTCTGCCagtggaagaagaaaaggatcGAGGAGAAGCTGTACTGGTACGGACAAAACCCTGTGGTCGGCGCTAaacttacatga
- the zgc:194887 gene encoding fibrinogen-like protein 1-like protein translates to MKSLRYWLPVGAMLLLSVAGVDMKHLQAENLNLIPPDQHNLVLNPGMRVLPRDCYEMLMTSSGTARDGVYLIQPGDSSIVAYCAMQEGGWTVVQHITVNSSVSFDQTWAEYKQGFGDVTGDHWLGNEYLHQLTNGPGRYKLGVKLVDRDAVTKLGEYDPVLVEDESSGYRLRLGLFQGTAVDALTLDTENYLHDNQRFTTKDRDNDNYFQNCAKLEFQGVPGGGWWYDACAGANLNRRNVIYWQKDCNKERLCKYAWMMVRPSDTVKLIHSGDCKKDEL, encoded by the exons ATGAAGAGTTTGAGATACTGGCTGCCAGTGGGGGCCATGCTGCTTCTTAGTGTGGCTGGAGTCGACATGAAGCATCTCCAAGCTGAGAATCTAAATCTCATCCCCCCAGATCAGCATAACTTGGTCTTGAACCCCGGAATGAGAG TGCTGCCCAGAGACTGCTATGAAATGCTCATGACGTCTTCAGGTACGGCCAGAGATGGCGTGTACCTGATCCAACCAGGCGATTCCTCCATTGTGGCTTACTGTGCCATGCAGGAGGGGGGCTGGACTGTGGTGCAGCACATCACCGTCAACAGCAGTGTGAGTTTCGATCAAACCTGGGCTGAGTACAAGCAGGGTTTTGGGGATGTAACTGGCGATCACTGGCTTGGAAATGAATACCTCCATCAGCTCACCAATGGCCCCGGACGCTATAAACTGGGAGTAAAACTAGTCGACCGAGACGCCGTCACTAAGCTGGGGGAGTATGACCCGGTTCTGGTAGAGGATGAATCATCAGGGTACAGACTAAGGCTGGGGTTGTTTCAGGGCACAGCTGTAGATGCACTGACCCTGGACACAGAGAACTACCTGCATGACAACCAAAGATTTACCACTAAAGACAGAGACAATGACAACTATTTCCAAAATTGTGCAAAGCTGGAGTTTCAGGGGGTTCCAGGAGGAGGTTGGTGGTACGACGCCTGTGCTGGTGCCAACCTCAATCGCAGAAATGTCATCTACTGGCAAAAAGACTGCAACAAGGAGCGACTGTGCAAGTATGCTTGGATGATGGTGAGACCTTCAGACACAGTTAAACTAATTCACAGTGGAGACTGTAAGAAAGATGAACTGTGA
- the LOC109981345 gene encoding KATNB1-like protein 1, giving the protein MDSNSEDGEYQNLDHALQRDETPYRVTYTHGRNTKHEDYNKNEELPKKRNPVSRSGSGRLKRVVSCKRKSYHLSVARRKQLGSGRTYDAANKENEMNCMQDMHQEIFDMDPWEFPLSVNNNHKTGRTGSEQADYSMLTELTKDHSTMIDVLFGRNLRLKVSLTLWQRNVGELLTYILRIQDIGVLVDFLPMISKSIDEDSPRITIGCCVDLFPLVKKVLTNPYEEYITVGLKWINSVLINWWEELRATGYSGSTSDKNFQLFNQQLLELWHQQPSLKSVPGTAGDIAKVIDSFLSQLT; this is encoded by the exons ATGGACTCCAACAGTGAAGATGGAGAGTACCAAAACCTTGACCATGCCTTACAACGTGATGAAACCCCGTACAGAGTGACATATACTCATggaagaaacactaaacat gaggactacaataaaaatgaagagcTCCCCAAAAAGAG GAATCCAGTGAGTCGCTCTGGCAGTGGCAGATTGAAGCGGGTGGTGTCATGTAAGAGGAAATCTTATCATCTGTCGGTGGCTCGGAGGAAGCAGCTGGGGAGCGGAAGGACTTATGATGCTGCAAACAAGGAGAATGAGATGAACTGCATGCAGGACATGCATCAGGAGATATTTGACATGGACCCTTGGGAGTTTCCTCTAAGTGTCAACAATAACCACAAGACTGGTAGAACTGGTTCTGAACAAGCAGACTACAGTATGCTCACTGAG CTTACAAAGGATCACAGCACAATGATTGATGTGCTTTTCGGGAGAAACCTGAGGCTTAAAGTATCTTTAACACTCTGGCAGAGAAATGTTGGAGAGCTGCTGACATACATTCTGAG AATCCAAGACATCGGCGTGTTAGTTGATTTTCTCCCAATGATAAGCAAAAG CATTGACGAGGATTCTCCAAGGATCACTATAGGCTGTTGTGTTGACCTCTTTCCATTAGTAAAGAAAGTCCTCACCAATCCATATGAAGA GTATATTACGGTTGGTTTAAAGTGGATCAATTCAGTTTTGATAAACTGGTGGGAGGAACTTAGAGCAACTGGCTACAGTGGGTCGACTTCAGATAA AAATTTCCAGCTTTTTAATCAGCAATTATTGGAATTGTGGCATCAGCAACCTTCACTGAAATCTGTCCCAGGAACTGCTGGAGACATTGCAAAG GTGATTGATTCCTTCCTGTCCCAGCTCACCTGA